The proteins below are encoded in one region of Mycobacterium shinjukuense:
- a CDS encoding LppP/LprE family lipoprotein, with protein MRGVWSLPCRATSPMRVAAVLFMAATLTGCGSGDSTVAKTPHATPHASTTTSSAPDGSPAPPSATAAPPGGSAPPPPDPCAVNLASPTIARVVSELPRDPRSQQPWNPEPLAGNYNECAQLSAVIIRANTNAGNPTTRAVMFHLGKYIPQGVPDTYGFNGIDASQCTGDTVALTYSNGLGLNSAVKFRWNGSGVELISNTTGG; from the coding sequence GTGCGCGGTGTGTGGTCGCTACCCTGTCGTGCCACCTCACCGATGCGGGTGGCCGCCGTCTTGTTCATGGCCGCGACGTTGACCGGCTGCGGTTCGGGGGACTCGACGGTCGCAAAGACGCCACATGCGACACCACACGCCTCGACCACCACATCCAGCGCCCCGGATGGCAGCCCGGCCCCGCCGTCGGCAACGGCGGCCCCGCCCGGTGGTAGCGCCCCGCCACCACCCGACCCCTGCGCGGTCAATCTCGCCTCCCCCACCATCGCAAGGGTCGTCTCCGAGCTGCCCCGCGACCCACGCAGCCAACAGCCGTGGAACCCGGAACCGTTGGCCGGCAACTACAACGAGTGTGCTCAATTGTCGGCGGTGATCATCAGGGCCAACACCAATGCCGGCAATCCGACCACCCGCGCGGTCATGTTCCACCTGGGCAAGTACATCCCGCAGGGGGTCCCCGACACCTATGGGTTCAACGGCATCGACGCGTCCCAGTGCACGGGTGACACGGTGGCGTTGACGTACTCGAATGGTCTCGGGCTGAACAGTGCGGTGAAATTCCGCTGGAACGGCAGCGGTGTCGAGCTGATCAGCAACACCACCGGCGGATAG
- a CDS encoding acyltransferase family protein, translating into MTLSKAENALGGLEQISRVDRVASLTGIRAVAALLVVGTHAAYTTGKYTHGYWGLVGARMEIGVPIFFVLSGFLLFRPWVKSAAVGGPPPSLSRYAWHRVRRIMPAYVITVLFAYALYHFRTAGPNPGHSWVGLVRNLTLTQIYTDGYLGSFLHQGLTQMWSLAVEAAFYVSLPPLAVLLLVLICRRRWRPKLALAALVGLMLISPAWLLVVHADHWFPDGARLWLPTYLAWFLGGMMLTVLQAMGVRCYAFAAIPLAVICYFIVATPIGGAPTTSPASLWEALVKTAFYAVIAVLAVAPLALGDRGWYSRLLASRPMVWLGEISYEIFLIHLVTMEFAMVYVVRYHVYTGSMLNLYVATLALTLPLAWLLHRFTRVKAD; encoded by the coding sequence ATGACGCTGTCCAAAGCCGAGAACGCCCTGGGCGGACTCGAGCAGATCTCCCGAGTGGATCGGGTCGCTTCGCTGACCGGAATCCGAGCGGTCGCCGCCCTTTTGGTCGTCGGCACCCACGCGGCTTACACCACCGGCAAGTACACCCACGGCTATTGGGGGCTGGTCGGTGCCCGGATGGAGATCGGCGTCCCGATCTTTTTTGTGCTGTCCGGCTTCTTGCTGTTTCGCCCGTGGGTGAAATCGGCCGCCGTCGGCGGCCCGCCACCGTCGCTGAGCCGCTATGCGTGGCACCGGGTTCGGCGCATCATGCCGGCCTACGTCATCACCGTGCTGTTCGCCTACGCGCTGTACCACTTTCGCACCGCGGGACCCAACCCCGGGCACAGCTGGGTGGGACTGGTTCGCAACCTCACGTTGACGCAGATCTACACCGACGGCTACCTGGGTTCGTTTCTGCATCAGGGGCTCACCCAGATGTGGAGCCTGGCGGTGGAGGCGGCCTTCTACGTGTCGTTGCCACCGTTGGCGGTTCTGTTGCTGGTGTTGATCTGTCGGCGGCGATGGCGGCCCAAGCTGGCGCTGGCCGCACTCGTGGGGCTGATGCTGATCAGCCCGGCATGGCTGCTCGTCGTGCATGCCGACCACTGGTTTCCCGACGGCGCTCGGCTGTGGCTGCCGACGTATCTGGCGTGGTTCCTCGGCGGCATGATGCTGACCGTGCTGCAGGCGATGGGGGTGCGCTGCTACGCGTTCGCGGCCATACCGCTGGCGGTCATCTGCTACTTCATCGTCGCCACCCCCATTGGGGGTGCGCCCACGACGTCGCCGGCGTCGTTGTGGGAGGCACTGGTCAAGACGGCCTTTTACGCGGTGATTGCCGTGCTGGCGGTGGCGCCGCTGGCGCTGGGTGATCGGGGCTGGTATTCCCGGCTGCTGGCCAGCCGGCCGATGGTGTGGCTGGGCGAGATCTCCTACGAGATCTTTCTGATCCACCTGGTGACCATGGAGTTCGCGATGGTCTATGTGGTGCGGTACCACGTCTACACCGGCTCGATGTTGAACCTGTACGTGGCGACGCTGGCGCTGACCCTCCCGTTGGCCTGGTTGCTGCACCGGTTCACCCGAGTCAAGGCCGATTAG
- a CDS encoding MFS transporter, translating into MLLLDMTIVSAALASIQSSLDARLSGLQWVVDAYALPMAGLLLTAATLGDRLGRRRLYLVGITVFTLASAGCAVSGSIEMLNLCRALQGAGGAVLLGVSLPMVAAVYPEQRGRGMAIAVYGAVMGAGAAVGPLLGGALVGAFGWESIFLINLPIGSVALAIAVWFAPETRVPQDRPLDLLGTAVLSATLFAGVYVLIEGNRLGWTSTAIVALGAFCVVGLALFGWWESRVMAPMLDLRVMRRPGFAGVALAAFAAAGTLIAATNYLALYFMNTLGYSPFQAGLRALPLTGACVLGAPLAMAAARRCPAWTSIPGGVGLIAVGLWLMTGVTENTQWTHFIGGSIVAGLGLGGLFALTSDIALQFVPVADAGMATGALSTVRQVGILAGVAGLGALFSRHAAGGAADGLAKLRGVGPMRELIDGLSAGAGLRVLDFLPNEVRPALPAIARVARRASAEGMQAALVAAAVGATVASAVAAILIAVGTRRSSR; encoded by the coding sequence ATGTTGCTGCTCGACATGACCATCGTGTCGGCCGCTCTTGCCAGCATTCAGTCGTCCCTGGACGCCCGGCTCAGTGGGCTGCAATGGGTGGTCGACGCGTACGCGCTGCCGATGGCCGGGCTGTTGCTCACGGCGGCGACCCTGGGGGACCGCCTGGGGCGGCGACGCCTGTATCTGGTCGGTATCACGGTGTTCACCCTCGCTTCGGCCGGCTGCGCGGTGTCCGGCAGCATCGAGATGCTGAACCTGTGCCGGGCGCTTCAGGGCGCGGGCGGGGCGGTGTTGCTGGGCGTGTCCTTGCCGATGGTGGCGGCGGTCTACCCCGAACAGCGAGGCAGGGGCATGGCGATCGCGGTCTACGGCGCCGTGATGGGTGCCGGCGCCGCCGTCGGGCCGCTGCTGGGCGGGGCGCTGGTGGGGGCCTTCGGCTGGGAATCGATCTTCCTGATCAACCTGCCGATCGGGTCGGTGGCTTTGGCCATCGCCGTGTGGTTCGCCCCGGAAACCCGTGTCCCGCAAGACCGCCCACTCGACCTGCTCGGCACGGCGGTGTTGTCGGCCACGCTGTTCGCGGGTGTGTACGTGTTGATCGAAGGCAATCGCCTCGGCTGGACCAGCACCGCGATCGTGGCGCTCGGCGCGTTCTGCGTGGTGGGCCTGGCACTGTTCGGCTGGTGGGAATCGCGGGTGATGGCGCCGATGCTCGACCTGCGGGTGATGCGTCGACCGGGGTTCGCTGGGGTGGCACTCGCGGCGTTCGCCGCGGCCGGGACCCTGATCGCCGCGACCAACTATCTGGCCTTGTATTTCATGAACACCTTGGGATACAGCCCATTTCAGGCCGGCCTGCGAGCCCTCCCACTCACCGGGGCATGCGTGCTGGGGGCCCCGCTGGCGATGGCCGCCGCGCGCCGCTGTCCGGCCTGGACCTCGATACCGGGTGGCGTTGGGCTGATCGCGGTGGGCCTTTGGCTGATGACCGGGGTAACCGAGAACACCCAATGGACGCATTTCATCGGTGGCTCGATCGTGGCCGGACTGGGTCTGGGTGGGCTATTCGCGTTGACGTCGGACATCGCATTGCAATTCGTGCCGGTCGCCGACGCCGGAATGGCGACCGGTGCGCTCAGCACGGTTCGTCAGGTCGGGATCCTGGCCGGGGTCGCCGGCCTGGGTGCGTTGTTCAGCCGCCACGCGGCCGGCGGGGCCGCCGACGGGCTGGCCAAACTCCGCGGTGTCGGCCCGATGCGGGAACTCATCGACGGGTTGTCCGCCGGGGCCGGTCTGCGGGTGCTGGATTTCCTGCCGAACGAGGTGCGGCCGGCGCTCCCGGCGATTGCGCGGGTGGCCCGGCGGGCGAGCGCCGAGGGAATGCAAGCGGCACTGGTTGCCGCCGCCGTCGGTGCGACGGTCGCCTCCGCGGTCGCGGCGATACTGATCGCGGTCGGGACGCGCCGGTCCTCGCGATAG
- a CDS encoding GNAT family N-acetyltransferase, with product MMGEAILIPATDTGRYSIVVSTDPAAIEAAQRLRYQTFAEELGAALPHAIRGPLTGEMIDVDQFDPHSDHLLARDEATGHVVGCYRLLPPDGAQAAGGLFADTIFDIGGLNRLRPRLVELGRASVAAEHRTGAVMGLLWAGILRYQEITGYEWGIGCLSVRMEGGLPRGALVRGVRDAAFGAHPAPPEFRVTPRNPVRVNGLSLAELPDPGRVRIPPMVAGALRIGGLICGEPSYDADFDMADFVVLINRTMVRDRYLKRLARADVHS from the coding sequence ATGATGGGTGAGGCGATCCTGATCCCGGCGACCGATACCGGTCGCTACAGCATCGTGGTCTCCACCGACCCCGCCGCCATCGAAGCCGCTCAGCGGTTGCGCTATCAGACATTTGCCGAAGAACTGGGGGCGGCGCTGCCGCACGCCATCCGTGGGCCGCTGACCGGGGAGATGATCGACGTCGATCAGTTCGATCCGCACAGCGATCATCTGCTGGCCAGGGACGAGGCGACCGGGCACGTCGTCGGCTGCTACCGGCTGCTGCCACCGGACGGGGCCCAAGCCGCCGGTGGGCTGTTCGCCGACACCATCTTCGACATCGGTGGCCTGAATCGATTGCGCCCCAGACTCGTCGAACTCGGCCGGGCCAGTGTCGCGGCCGAACACCGCACCGGCGCGGTGATGGGCCTGCTGTGGGCCGGCATCCTGCGCTATCAGGAAATCACCGGCTATGAATGGGGGATCGGATGCCTGTCGGTCCGGATGGAAGGCGGCCTACCGCGCGGCGCTTTGGTGCGAGGCGTGCGCGACGCGGCTTTCGGCGCCCACCCCGCGCCACCGGAGTTTCGGGTAACGCCGCGAAACCCGGTTCGGGTCAACGGTTTGAGCCTCGCCGAGCTACCTGACCCCGGTCGGGTGCGGATTCCGCCCATGGTGGCGGGTGCGCTGCGAATCGGCGGGCTGATCTGCGGGGAACCCTCCTACGATGCCGATTTCGACATGGCCGACTTCGTCGTCTTGATCAATCGGACGATGGTGCGTGATCGCTATCTGAAACGGTTGGCGCGTGCTGATGTCCACTCGTGA
- a CDS encoding lysine N(6)-hydroxylase/L-ornithine N(5)-oxygenase family protein, whose translation MSTRERTELLGIGFGPSNLALAIAAAERGMRAVFVEAQPTFGWHRGMLLPGARMQIPFLKDLVTLRNATSDYTFINYLSERGRLVEFIDRHTLFPSRVEFHDYLEWAADRVAADVRYGHRVVEVSCGEPGFVVRADPEWVVEAHTLVLGTGLRPVLPGGVAESARQWHSHSLLNGLAALNCASPQRFAVVGAGQSAAEVVGYLHETYPQAQVHGVFARYGYSVVDDSPYVNRIFAPSAVDDFYGANQSARQRLLDYHRSANYSAVDPELIDDLYSREYAERVAGRRRLFMHNASEVAGTQEYPDRVRLTIANLANHSTETLDCAAVVYATGYAPTDVRRFLGEVANRYEFDRDQRPVVSRDYRLVPKPGAPGDVYLNGSVEHTHGLASSLLSNVAVRAHDIVSAVAARQGAR comes from the coding sequence ATGTCCACTCGTGAACGAACGGAGCTGCTCGGCATCGGCTTTGGGCCGTCTAACCTCGCGTTGGCGATCGCGGCGGCCGAGCGCGGCATGCGCGCCGTGTTCGTGGAGGCGCAACCCACGTTCGGTTGGCACCGGGGGATGTTGCTGCCGGGCGCGCGCATGCAGATCCCGTTCCTCAAAGACCTGGTGACATTGCGAAATGCCACGAGTGACTACACGTTCATCAACTATCTGAGCGAGCGTGGCCGGCTGGTGGAGTTCATCGACCGGCACACGTTGTTTCCCAGCCGGGTGGAGTTCCATGACTACCTCGAATGGGCGGCAGACCGGGTCGCCGCCGACGTCCGCTACGGACATCGTGTCGTCGAGGTGAGCTGTGGTGAGCCGGGATTCGTGGTGCGGGCCGATCCCGAATGGGTGGTCGAGGCACACACATTGGTGTTGGGCACCGGGCTGCGCCCCGTGTTGCCCGGGGGCGTCGCCGAAAGTGCCCGGCAGTGGCACAGCCACAGTCTGCTGAATGGTCTGGCGGCGCTGAATTGCGCTTCCCCGCAGCGGTTTGCGGTAGTCGGCGCGGGTCAGAGCGCCGCGGAGGTGGTCGGCTATCTGCATGAGACCTACCCGCAGGCCCAGGTCCATGGCGTCTTCGCGCGATACGGCTACAGTGTCGTCGACGACAGTCCTTATGTGAACCGGATTTTCGCCCCTTCGGCCGTCGACGACTTCTATGGTGCCAACCAATCGGCGCGTCAACGACTGCTGGACTACCATCGGTCAGCTAACTACTCGGCGGTCGATCCGGAACTGATCGACGACCTCTATTCGCGCGAGTATGCCGAGCGGGTGGCGGGTAGGCGGCGGCTGTTCATGCACAACGCTTCCGAAGTCGCTGGCACGCAGGAATATCCGGACAGGGTGCGGTTGACGATCGCCAACCTGGCCAATCACTCAACCGAAACCCTGGATTGCGCCGCGGTGGTGTACGCCACGGGTTACGCGCCAACGGACGTCCGCCGGTTTCTGGGAGAGGTGGCCAACCGGTACGAATTCGACCGTGACCAGAGACCGGTCGTCTCGCGCGACTACCGGTTGGTCCCCAAACCGGGAGCCCCGGGAGATGTCTACCTCAACGGTTCGGTCGAGCACACGCACGGCCTGGCGTCCTCGTTGCTGTCGAACGTGGCGGTACGCGCACACGACATCGTTTCCGCCGTCGCCGCGCGTCAAGGGGCGCGCTAG
- a CDS encoding siderophore-interacting protein produces MTAVKPSRGWQGTVLKLMRAGDYLLTVTGRREISPRYLRLSFEAGGLLDDHRVHPTMWIRMWFANGDKSHQRGYTLVDPDPAAGTFDIEFALHDGIASDWARAARPGDTIEATVLGSKFALPEPAPCGYVIVGDTASLPAINSLLASIGDVPARVFLEAYCGDDKNLPVVRSVGVSWVDRINDGRELLETVRSAAFDAGDHFGWVACDNRTTRSVVKVLRDDFGIPRKSIKAQAYWMA; encoded by the coding sequence ATGACCGCAGTGAAACCGTCGCGAGGTTGGCAGGGCACGGTGCTGAAGCTCATGCGGGCCGGCGATTACCTGCTCACGGTGACCGGTCGGCGTGAGATCAGCCCGCGCTACCTGCGGTTGAGCTTCGAGGCCGGCGGGCTGCTCGACGACCACCGGGTGCATCCGACGATGTGGATCCGGATGTGGTTTGCCAACGGCGACAAGTCGCACCAACGCGGCTACACGCTGGTCGATCCCGACCCTGCGGCCGGCACGTTCGACATCGAGTTCGCGCTGCACGACGGCATCGCGTCGGACTGGGCGCGGGCCGCGCGACCGGGCGACACGATCGAAGCCACGGTGCTGGGCAGCAAGTTCGCACTCCCTGAGCCGGCCCCCTGCGGGTACGTCATCGTCGGCGACACCGCGTCGCTGCCGGCGATCAACTCCTTGCTGGCGTCGATCGGCGACGTCCCGGCCAGGGTGTTCCTCGAGGCCTACTGCGGCGACGACAAGAACCTGCCGGTGGTCCGCAGTGTCGGCGTCAGCTGGGTGGACCGCATCAACGACGGTCGCGAGCTGCTCGAGACGGTGCGGTCGGCGGCGTTCGACGCCGGTGATCACTTCGGCTGGGTGGCCTGCGACAATCGCACCACCCGATCAGTGGTCAAGGTGCTGCGCGACGACTTCGGCATTCCGCGGAAATCCATTAAGGCGCAAGCCTATTGGATGGCATGA
- a CDS encoding TetR/AcrR family transcriptional regulator encodes MAADRILEAAERLYTQRDPASVGMNEIARAAGCSRATLYRCFHSREALRTAYVHRETYRLSAAIAQQIAGIEDPRERLGAGITAALRMVRDSPPLASWFAATHLPLGAEVAGRSEVIAALATAFRHSLDAADHDTVARRGRWVVRVIASLLMFAGRDDADERATIEEFVVPVVAPAAVRR; translated from the coding sequence GTGGCCGCCGACCGGATACTCGAGGCCGCGGAGCGGCTGTACACCCAACGCGACCCGGCGTCGGTCGGCATGAATGAGATCGCCAGGGCCGCCGGCTGTTCCCGCGCGACCCTGTACCGCTGCTTCCACAGCCGTGAGGCGCTGCGAACCGCTTACGTGCACCGCGAGACGTACCGGCTCAGCGCGGCGATCGCGCAGCAGATCGCCGGCATCGAGGATCCGCGTGAACGGCTGGGCGCCGGCATCACCGCCGCACTCCGGATGGTCCGCGACAGCCCGCCGTTGGCGTCCTGGTTTGCCGCCACCCATCTGCCCCTGGGCGCCGAGGTGGCCGGACGGTCCGAGGTGATCGCGGCCCTGGCCACCGCGTTCCGGCACTCACTGGATGCCGCCGACCACGACACCGTCGCACGCCGCGGCCGCTGGGTGGTGCGGGTGATCGCATCGCTGCTGATGTTCGCCGGCCGCGACGATGCCGACGAGCGGGCGACGATCGAGGAATTCGTCGTCCCGGTGGTGGCGCCGGCTGCTGTGCGGCGGTAG